In the genome of Calothrix sp. PCC 6303, the window CCAAATTCCCAATGATAAAGCTCCCCCAGTTGCCTTAATAGAAATTGATACAGCCTCTATCTACCGCTCCCAACTTCCCAATTCCCAAATTCACCCCTTCAGTCGCACTTATATCTCCAAGTTACTTGATCGCTTAAACACCCTAAATGCCGGGGTTGTGGGGTTAGATTTTCTCTTTGATACACCCCAAACAAACCCAGCTTCCGGAGATGCAGATTTAGGAAAATCCGTCAGAAGGCTTGTAGACAAAAATACCTGGTTAATTTTTGCGGCTCTCTTAGAACCCGATCGGGAAGTAGGAACAAATGAAGCTCTCGGAATCAATAAATGGAATTGGACACTTCAGGGTTATGTCGATTCATACAACTACTTCCTAGAACTTCCAGACCCCAAACGCGACTGTCGTCAAGTTTGCCCAATTTCCTACCTGATGGCACTTACTCAAACAGCCAGACAGGAAATCACAGATTTACCACAACCTCAAACCAACCGAACCACTAATTTACGTACTCAACTTTTAGACACTATTCAACAGAAAAAATCACAAAAAGGAGACCTAGCAAATCTTTTAAACCTCAAACGACCTTTGGGACTGGAACCCTTGGTAGACTTTTCTCTACCACCCCAAAATGTTTATACCAAAATACCTGCTTGGCAGTTGATGGAAAACCCAGACATCAACAAATTCCCCTTAATTTCCAAGCAAGTTGTCTTAGTTGCCGCAGGGAATGATGAGCGTCTAGTAATTGCACCTGGTCAAGCAGACCGCACCTCTGCACCCTCAGCCACAGTCTTTTGGACAAAGCAAGAGTGGCTAACAGGTGGTGAATCCCTCGCTTACATGACTCAACATTTCCTTACACGGCATCTTGTTATCCCCATCCCCGATCTGTGGTTAATTGGATTAGCTGCCATTCTTGGTAGAATTACGGTATTTCTTTTAAAAAAGAAATCCTCTATAGATCCAACCTACAGAACCAAGATTATCGCCATCTCAACAGGTGTAGTGGTTTTCTACGGTTTACTCGGACTTCAACTTTATATCTCTGCTGCGGTTTTACTGCCTTGGTTTTTACCATCATCAGTATTCCTCACCTACGTTCTACCGATTACAAGGAGAAGAAATCATGTTTAGTCATATAAAATCTCGCCACCAACAATCATCTTTAGCTAAAAACGTTATATTCAGCTTGGTGTTAATTCCCACCGTCATTGCTTCTAGTGAAATAGGAACCTATGCATACTCTGCTAAATTAAGCAATACCCAAGCGAAAACTTCCTATTCAACTCTTGCTCAAAATATAACTGCCTTCAGATTAGCCTCATTTTGGCAACGCAAACCCAAACAACCTAAAGTTGTCCGAGGTGGTGATATTTGTCCTATTTCCCCAGGTTTAGCAGACACATACATGATTTGGAACAGCCGACCATTATTTTTGTGGCAGAACCGCTCAGAAAATAAAGAGGCTGAATTGTTAATACGCGATCGCGCTACCAAAGAAATAGTCTGGAAACAATCCGTCAAAACCGCAGACGGAAAAGCCGCATACAGTGGGACAACAGCCCTTACACCGAGTAAAACCTATGAGTGGAAGCTATCCGGGACTGATGATGATTGGAAAATATTCCAAATTATGTCCACCGAAGAACAAAATAAAATTTCCACAGAACTCCAACAACTAGAGCAAAAACTTCAAGCCAGTAAAGCCTCACCAGAGGAAATCACCCAGCAAAAAGCCGAATATTTCAGCAACTACCAAGTTAAACACAAAACCGAAACCGGAATTTTACATCCTTGGTCTGACGTTTTGCAAACCCTTTACGAAATTGAGCAGCCATCCGCACAATTTGTAGAGCAACGTAGCAAATATTTGGTGAATTTTTGTAATTCAGAAACACCAAGCGCCAGTGTCTCGAATTAGATATTATTTGCTAGACAAAATTACCATATTGTGCATTGACAATTGAGCATACCGTAGGGGCAAACGCTTGTTTGCCCCTATTTATTCATTCACTATTTTTCTCTTTCAGAAATTTAAAAAAAATTAAAAAAATAGGATACTCCCTCAGAGTTATCGCTGGTGTTTATCAAGCAATGAGGTTATCTTAGATACGAAATTAGCGCAAGAGTTATCTTTGTGGTCAGGACATCTGAAAATCTCATCGAGACAAGTGGTACTAGTAACAACTTTGAATATTATCTCGAAGGCGGAAAAGTTAGCCGGAATTCCGCAAAACCCACCCCCGGCATTTTATTAATTGGTGGTGCAGCAGGAGACAAATTAGGAGAAGACGCAGCAACCCGCTGGTTTTTAAACCTGGCAGATGGAGGGAATTTTCTAGTCCTTCGTTCCGGTAAAATTGGAAAACAAGCTAGTTGGATTTACGATAATTACCGAGATTTTGTCAGTTCAGCCGCTGAACTCTCAATCAATAGCCGAGACGCTGCCAACAATCCTGAAGTAATTCAATATATCCGCGATGCCGATGCTCTATTTTTAGCAGGTGGAAACCAAAGCGATTATCAAGATTATTGGGAAGGAACAGGTGTAGAAAATGCGATTAATTACCTAATTAATAAAAAACAAGTTCCTGTAGCCGGAACTAGTGCAGGAATGGCAATTTTAGGTGATTGTTACTATGCACCAAAAGATCAAGGTTTGGTCAGTTCGGAAATTTTAGACAATCCATTTCATCCCAACACAAAAAATATCTATCGTAGTGATTTTATTCGCGTTCCTTTTCTAAAAAATACAATTACCGACACACACTTAGATAGAATTAATAGCAATAATCCCGAAACCAGATATGGGAGATTTTTCGGATTAGTTGCAAGGGTTGTACATGATTGCAATTGCCTTCCCGTATACGGAATCGGTTTAGAAGAAGGTGCATTTGTCGCAATTGATCAAAAGGGAATTGCCCAAATATTTGGCAATAGCGAAAGCCAAGGGCAAGATGCTTACTTTTTACAAACTAATGGTGCAGCACCCGAACAAATAAAACCCAATTTACCGCTAATTTGGAATCACCAAGGAAAAGCCACAAAAGTCTATAAAATTTCTGGCACACCCGAAGGTAGTGGACATTTTGACTTAAATAATTGGAAAAACGTTGACGGTGGAACCTGGGAATATTGGTTTACAACTGGTGGTGAATCAGGCTTTCAACGGCAATCAATATAAAACGTAGCTGGTAACAATGTAGAGACGAGACATGTCGCGTCTCTCTTTCTATTCAATATCAATACAGTTTCATCAAAAATCCATACCCTGCATCTACTTACCCATTAATTTATGAAAAAGCGGAGAAAATCACTTTTTACCCTGCTATTTGCGGCAGTTTTCGCAATCAGCATCATTACTAGTCAAAATCATCCGCTACTTGCATCATCGGTTGGGAAAGACACATTAACAATGATTACTTCCCCCGATTATCCCCCTTTTGAGTATTATGAAAATCAGGGAAGTAGCCGCAAAATAGTTGGTTTTGACATCGATATTGCTAACTACATCGCTAAAGAATTAGGATTCAAACTGGAAATCATGGAAACAGATTTCGGTGGTTTGATTCCTGCATTGCAAGCAAATCGCGCTGACTTTGCAATGGCAAGTATGAATCCGACACCCGAAAGAAAGCAAAATGTTGATTTTTCCCTAATTTACTACCAAGGCAAAGACACAATTGTTGCCGATAAAGACAGTAAAATTACTAAATTAGAAGATTTAGCAGGCAAACGCTTGGGTGTGCAATTAGGTACAACTCAAGAACAAAGTGCCAAAAAAATGGCAGCAAAGTTACCAGGAATGGAAATTAAGCTGTTAAGTAAAGCCCCAGAAATGATTCAAGAAATCAAATCGGGACGGATTGATGCGGTGATTTTGGGTGAAATTGTCGCCCAAGGATTTACCCAATCGAACCCAGAATTAGGATTTTATCCGTTACCACCAGAGGGTAAAGAAGCAGGAGGAAGCGCTGTAGCATTCCCCAAAAATTCCCCTTTGGTTGCACCATTTAACAAAGTTTTGCAGAAAATGATTGATAGTGGCGATTTAAATAAGCTGAAAACTCAGCGAATTGCCGCTATTAAAGATACGTTAATTCCCACTCCAGTAGTAGCAAATAAAGGATTCAATTTTGACTTAGGGCGTATTATTCCCGATATCCCCTTTATTCTTCAGGGAATACCCGTAAGCTTAATGTTTACTTTATTATCATTATTTTTCGGCTTAATTTGGGGTACATTACTTTCCCTTTTCAAAATTACCGGAATTAAAGCCTTAACTTGGTTTGCTAATGCCTATACCTCGGTGTTTCGCGGTACACCGATGCTTTTACAGTTGGCATTAGTTTATTATGCAACACCCCAACTGACAGGTTATAATATACCCGCGTTACAAGCTGGTGTATTAACATTTACCCTGAATTCCGGTGCATACATGTCAGAAACCATTCGAGGAGGCATTCAATCGGTGGATAAAGGACAAACCGAAGCAGCTTTGTCGATGGGTGTTCCTTACCATTTGATGATGTGGGATATCATTATTCCCCAAGCTTTGAAGAATATTCTCCCAGCTTTGGTAAATGAGACTATTGGACTGTTGAAAGATTCTGCACTAGTATCGACTTTGGGAATGGTGGAAATATTACGTAGTGCCCAAATTGTCGGAGCAAATAAATATATTTACTTTGAACCTCTATTATTTGCGGGATTAATTTACTACGTCTTGGTTATGAGTTTAACCTTTAGTGCATCAGCTTTAGAAAGGAGATTGCGGTTAAGTGAGTAGAACAGTAATTCGTACAGAAAATCTTTGTAAATCCTTCGGCAAGTTGAATGTCCTCAAAGATATTTCCACAGAAATCTATCCGGGGGAAGTAGTTGGGATACTTGGTCCCAGTGGTTCGGGAAAATCAACATTTCTTCGCTGTATGAACCTCCTAGAACATCCCACCAAGGGCAAAGTTTACTTTCGAGAAGCCGAAATTACCGCTCCCAAAACCAATATCAGC includes:
- a CDS encoding cyanophycinase — encoded protein: MVRTSENLIETSGTSNNFEYYLEGGKVSRNSAKPTPGILLIGGAAGDKLGEDAATRWFLNLADGGNFLVLRSGKIGKQASWIYDNYRDFVSSAAELSINSRDAANNPEVIQYIRDADALFLAGGNQSDYQDYWEGTGVENAINYLINKKQVPVAGTSAGMAILGDCYYAPKDQGLVSSEILDNPFHPNTKNIYRSDFIRVPFLKNTITDTHLDRINSNNPETRYGRFFGLVARVVHDCNCLPVYGIGLEEGAFVAIDQKGIAQIFGNSESQGQDAYFLQTNGAAPEQIKPNLPLIWNHQGKATKVYKISGTPEGSGHFDLNNWKNVDGGTWEYWFTTGGESGFQRQSI
- a CDS encoding ABC transporter substrate-binding protein/permease codes for the protein MKKRRKSLFTLLFAAVFAISIITSQNHPLLASSVGKDTLTMITSPDYPPFEYYENQGSSRKIVGFDIDIANYIAKELGFKLEIMETDFGGLIPALQANRADFAMASMNPTPERKQNVDFSLIYYQGKDTIVADKDSKITKLEDLAGKRLGVQLGTTQEQSAKKMAAKLPGMEIKLLSKAPEMIQEIKSGRIDAVILGEIVAQGFTQSNPELGFYPLPPEGKEAGGSAVAFPKNSPLVAPFNKVLQKMIDSGDLNKLKTQRIAAIKDTLIPTPVVANKGFNFDLGRIIPDIPFILQGIPVSLMFTLLSLFFGLIWGTLLSLFKITGIKALTWFANAYTSVFRGTPMLLQLALVYYATPQLTGYNIPALQAGVLTFTLNSGAYMSETIRGGIQSVDKGQTEAALSMGVPYHLMMWDIIIPQALKNILPALVNETIGLLKDSALVSTLGMVEILRSAQIVGANKYIYFEPLLFAGLIYYVLVMSLTFSASALERRLRLSE